In the genome of Propionispora hippei DSM 15287, the window ATATCCGAAACGGGCAGGTTACCGCAGCCGGGCCGGTGGGTAAGTATTCTCTTGTACAGGTTTCGATCCAGGTGACCTGGCAGGAACATAGTCAGTCGCAGGAAGTCGTACTCGAAACTTTTTGCGTGCTTACTCAAGTGTCTGCCGACAGCGAGAATGGCCGGCCGGTGGTTGTATGAAGCTCTGTCGTTGGTCGATGGCAGGTATCTCCTTTCTAGAACTGCTGGTAGGTTTGCTGTTGAGTACGCTGGTGATGACGGCCGCCCTGCCGGTGGGAATGCAAAGTCTCCGGCTTTGGCAGCAGCATCGACAGCAGATAGATTCCCGGCAGGCAGCCCGGTTTGCCATGGATTTTATGGTACGGCAGCTGCGTTATACCAGCTATATTTACCTGCCTGTTCCGAACGGCAGGGAAGCCGGTGAGCTTGATTTCCAGGACCCTAACCTCCCTAACCCTTCAGGGGGAATATTATATAAAAAATCAGTTTCCTTTAGGTTGGGAAATGGTGCCGGCACAAGAATGAGAACCCTTTACCGGAGTGTGCCGGGCACCAGCCAGCCGGTAACCGAGGAATGTATTGCTAATTTATCCTTTCATCGTGATCCCCGTATGCCGCAGCAAGTGTCCATTGAATTTGATATTTGGGAGCCTGTGGCCAGGCAAACTGTCGGACATTTGAGAACGGTCGTTTATTGTCCCAATCTTTCATTGCCATGAGGTGTTGATCATGAAGGATGTATCCATATGAGATGGTCAGCGCACTGTTTGAACGAGCGTGGCATGGTAACTGGAGTGGTATTAGCCGTGGTGCTGCTAGTCCTGGGTATTGGCGGTGCTATGCTGCAGCTCAGCGCTTCAGAGGGAGCGTCTGCCGGCGGGTATATCGACGGTATGGCTGCCCATTATTTAGCTGAGGCCGGCGTAAAAAAAGCAGTCAGCCAATTGCCGCAAGATCCGTTATGGCCGGGAGAATCGGCAAAACTGGGGGAAGGGACGTACCAGGTAACGGTGAATCCCCTGTCTGGTAAAATTAGTTCAACCGGCAAAGTTCGCACAGCTGCCCGGCAGCTTACCGTTTCCTATACCATTTCCGAAGATGATAAAACAGGAAATAAAATCATTCAATATACGTGGGACAACAATTAGGAGGGATGATCGTGGAAGTTAGAAACTGCATGGAAGACTTGGTGTTTGAAGTACTGGATGAAGTGATTGAACGGAATAAGGATATGTGTAAGTGCCCGAAATGCCGGGCGGATATTGCCGCAATTGCCTTGAACTTTTTGCCTTCCCGTTATATTGCTACTGCTCGGGGAGAGATGTATTCCAAGATTAAAACCTTGGAGCAGCAGTTTGCCATTGATATTATTACCGCGATTACCTATGCCTGCCAAATTGTTGGTAAAAACCCGCACCATGGACGAGGGGAATGATAAATGAAAACGTGGG includes:
- a CDS encoding late competence development ComFB family protein, translating into MIVEVRNCMEDLVFEVLDEVIERNKDMCKCPKCRADIAAIALNFLPSRYIATARGEMYSKIKTLEQQFAIDIITAITYACQIVGKNPHHGRGE
- a CDS encoding PilW family protein yields the protein MKLCRWSMAGISFLELLVGLLLSTLVMTAALPVGMQSLRLWQQHRQQIDSRQAARFAMDFMVRQLRYTSYIYLPVPNGREAGELDFQDPNLPNPSGGILYKKSVSFRLGNGAGTRMRTLYRSVPGTSQPVTEECIANLSFHRDPRMPQQVSIEFDIWEPVARQTVGHLRTVVYCPNLSLP